The DNA region AAACCTGTTTTTGTTTAGGGGACAGGCCTTCCAGAGATTTGTCGAGCAGTTCAGCCCTTTCTATATTTACTACAATATCTTCCGGGCTCTCGCTATTGCTTTCCAGCAATTCCATGGCAAATGTAAGGTATTTATCTTCTAAAAGTTTTTCACGAAAGCGGCTGGCAATCAAATTCCTTGCAATCTGGAACAACCAGGCTTTCGGGTTCTCAACTTCGGCCAATTGCTGGCGGCGTTCCCAAACATTCAAAAATACCTGCTGGGCAATGTCTTCGGCAATTACCTGTACCTTAACCAGTCTAAGCGTATTGCCATAAATCTGCTTATAGTATTTCTCAAACAACGATGAAAACTCGCGATCTTCTGATGAATCTTTCCCTGGCATCAACACTGTTTTGTTATTTTCTACTTGACAATCGCTTGTTGTAAAACAATAAATGATCTGCTAATTTGGCAAAAAAAGGTGAAACAACAATAAGTTTTCAAAAAGGCCTGCCAAAGGTGCTTGTAGTTGTTCTTCGAAAATAGTTACATTTGACAATCCCACACTTCAACCTGCAAACTGATAAATAGAATTATATAACTGTGGCAATTGACCAGCATCTTGACAATGAACAGTTGAAGTCTCGGCTTGCAGCCGGGGATTCACTTGCATTTAAAATTCTGTTTGATAAGTATTATAAACAGCTGGTTTATTTTGCCAACAGGTTTACCGGTGATATGATTGAGGCTGAAGACATTGTAATGGATGTTTTTGCTAAATTCTGGCAAAAGAAGGCAACAGTTATCTCCATTACGAACCTCTCCTCGTTTTTATTCGGTAGCGTAAAAAATGCCTGTATCGATTTACTTCGGAAGGAGGCCCGCTTTCCTATGCTTTTTCAAGAGCTGCAGGACGAACTCCTGGACCAAAACGCCATTATAGAAGGTGAAGAAATCTTTGCCCGCCTACTTCAGCAGGTATATGAACAGATAGAAAGCTTGCCCGACCAATGCAAATCAATTTTTAAGTTGATTTATCTGGAAGGAAAATCTACCAAAGAGGTTGCCGCTATGCTAAATTTATCTGTTCAAACGGTCCGCAATCAAAAAACAAGAGGTTTGAGCCTGATCAGAGCTAAAATAACTCCTCAAAACCTGCTTTCTTTTGCATTATTACAGATCGCTATGCTCTATACCCAAGCCATGCGTTAGTTTTTATTTTATTTTTTTGGTTGTTTTTTTCTTTTCAACGTCTTCAATTAAAATTAATTTTGATGGGCTATCTTCCCGAACATATTGCTGGTTTACTTATTTTGCATTTAAAAGGCACTATTTCCGCCGAACAGCAAAAAGAAGTAGAAAAATGGATTGTACAAAATCCTCATAATAAGCGTGTTTTTGAACGCATTCAAAACAAAGATACGCTGACTAAAGAACTGCTAAAGTATGAGAATATCTCTAAAGAACGTGCCTGGAATAATCTTCAGAAGATAATTGAAGACAGCACAGTGGAAATTGAAATGAAACCGGGCAGCCGAAAAATTAAAAAAGTAATTACCTGGTGGGCCGCAGCATGCCTGGTTGCAGGATTATTTTATTTCTTTTACAATAAGGTCTATTTAAAAGAGGGGAATGACAAAAACACATCTACTGCTTCGCTGAATATAGCACCTGGAAAAGAAGGGGCCATATTAACCCTGGCTGATGGCAAACAGGTATCGCTTGACAGCTTAAAAAATGGCTACATAGAAATACAAAAGGGTGTGAAGGCAAAAATAGTTAATGGAACGCTGGTATATGAAACGGAAACAGCTAATCCGGTATATAACACCATTAATACCCCAAAAAGCAGACAATATGAGTTAATATTGCCAGATGGGACAAAAGTGTGGTTAAATTCGGTCAGTTCAATTCGCTTCCCAACCCAATTTGTTGGCAATGAGAGAAGGGTGGAGTTGCATGGCGAGGCCTACTTTGAAGTTTACAAAAACAGGAACATGCCGTTTAAAATTGTCACAAAAAATAAAGCCGAAGTCGTTGTACTGGGAACACATTTCAATATCAATAGTTATGATAACGAAGAAAATATAAATACAACCCTACTTGAAGGATCAGTGAATGTGTTGTATAGTGGCCAAAAAGTTACACTTAAGCCCGGACAACAGGCCCAAATTTCGCAGTTAAAACGCTCAAATAACTTTTCAGGAATAAAAGTTGCCAATAATGTGGATGTAGAAAAAGTTACCGCCTGGAAAAATGGCACATTCAACTTTGAAGGAATGGAACTGAAGGAAATTATGCGCCAGTTGGAACGATGGTACGACATTGAGGTCAAATACGACGGCACTGCACCGAAACTAAGGTTCTTTGGAGAAATTAGCAGGAAAGAAAACCTGGCAGACGTACTTACCGCATTGGAAGAGGCACACGTTCGTTTCAGATTAGAAGAAGGAAGGAGGTTGATCGTTTTAGCAAATTAAATCCTATCCGTCAATTACGGAACTTAATAATCTGGTAAAAAAATACCGGAAGTGTTATCACCACTTCCGGAAGAATTGGCCTGATTACAAACGTCATAACACATTTTACTAAACCAAACCATTACAAAAGTATGCAAAAAAACTTTACTTTGGCCCAACCAGCCCTGCCATTTCCATGGCATGTGAAACCAGTAAAATTACTGGCAGGAATTACAAAATATCTATTGATTGTCGTTTTGTTTTGTACAGCTAAAACTGCGGGTGCACAAACTGTAACCATTTCCGCAAAAGACATTTCTATGCAAAAAGTGATCTCGGAAATTAAAAAACAGACCGGTTACTCGGTATTTGGTAATATGGACCTTCTGGATAAGGTAGATCCGGTTTCAATTACCGCCAAAAACATGCCTCTGGCAGAATTTCTGGCCGCTATA from Pedobacter africanus includes:
- a CDS encoding RNA polymerase sigma factor, with protein sequence MPGKDSSEDREFSSLFEKYYKQIYGNTLRLVKVQVIAEDIAQQVFLNVWERRQQLAEVENPKAWLFQIARNLIASRFREKLLEDKYLTFAMELLESNSESPEDIVVNIERAELLDKSLEGLSPKQKQVYQLSRQDGKTYEEIATELGIRKDTVKEYIQIALAKIRQYLITHKNELISIILFSNIFY
- a CDS encoding RNA polymerase sigma factor, with translation MAIDQHLDNEQLKSRLAAGDSLAFKILFDKYYKQLVYFANRFTGDMIEAEDIVMDVFAKFWQKKATVISITNLSSFLFGSVKNACIDLLRKEARFPMLFQELQDELLDQNAIIEGEEIFARLLQQVYEQIESLPDQCKSIFKLIYLEGKSTKEVAAMLNLSVQTVRNQKTRGLSLIRAKITPQNLLSFALLQIAMLYTQAMR
- a CDS encoding FecR family protein, coding for MGYLPEHIAGLLILHLKGTISAEQQKEVEKWIVQNPHNKRVFERIQNKDTLTKELLKYENISKERAWNNLQKIIEDSTVEIEMKPGSRKIKKVITWWAAACLVAGLFYFFYNKVYLKEGNDKNTSTASLNIAPGKEGAILTLADGKQVSLDSLKNGYIEIQKGVKAKIVNGTLVYETETANPVYNTINTPKSRQYELILPDGTKVWLNSVSSIRFPTQFVGNERRVELHGEAYFEVYKNRNMPFKIVTKNKAEVVVLGTHFNINSYDNEENINTTLLEGSVNVLYSGQKVTLKPGQQAQISQLKRSNNFSGIKVANNVDVEKVTAWKNGTFNFEGMELKEIMRQLERWYDIEVKYDGTAPKLRFFGEISRKENLADVLTALEEAHVRFRLEEGRRLIVLAN